CATGTAAATTCAAAAGTTCATCCTAATCTTACACATTTACAAAAGGGTGAAGACTGAGGGATCCAGTGATAATGAAAATGCACAACCACCATCAGGACCACATTCTCTAAACACTCTGgctgaatatatacaaatggtcCTGCCAGAATCATGCCTGCGTTTGTTCCACAGGGGATCTCAATGAACAGACGCTGAAGGTCACCAAACAAAAATGGGCAGTGGTTTTGCAGTTTAGGTTGTCACTTGTTCTGCTTTTGAGCAGAGACCCAGAGGTCACACTGTGACATGTCTGCACTCACCACAAACACTCACAGAACataaacacaaattaaatattagcaaacattttaaattaaattgaagaCCGCTATTTTTAAGTGCATGAAGTATTTCCCCCTAGCTTCTTAACGCGTGTTACAGAgcgagaactaagatcctgggTAACATTTGTGTTCCTACGTATTGGAGGCCAACGTGCTTCCTTTGAGAACTCCCTGGAGTAACACATGAGATCTTCAGGGGGACAAAAGGCAATTCTCCAATCTAAATGGAGGGATAGTCTCAAACAGTCATTTTCCCAAACTCCAGTTTGGATTTCAGACTCATTAAAGCAGGAACTCAAAAATGTGATCTTTGGGAGTGGCTCCTGGTGTCACCCGTGGTGACAGTCTGTGTCCCAGGACACTCGACTGACCCTTAATACTACAAGCCTCACTTCAAGCTGCCCCCAGGTCCTGGGACCCTGCTGTCAACTTGCAGACCTGGAGCTCTCCCAGGGAATGTGTAAACAAATCTGGGGAAAACCACGTTTCTGCAAGTTTTTGTTATGTCAGTGGTAAACCTCCTGGgctaagaaaaataataggaaacGCCACCCCAATGGCAACTTCTCACGAGGCTCGTCTTCTGCTCATCCTGCTGTCGAAGACTACGAAGTCAACTCAAATATTCTTTGCCTCGCTTGCCCCAAATGGTAACTAAACAGAGTTAGAAGCTTTTCTTTGGACTACCTGATTCCTGAATTACGACAAAGGCTTATCTGAGCAAACGTGGCCCACTACCTCGTTACTGGAGGTGACTTGGAGAGGAGGCTAGGCTTTTGTGCAGGTTGGGATTCTGGCTGTGTCTGTTTCGACTTCGAACAGACGAGAACATGGTGTTGCAGCCCGGGACTTTGCACTTGTGGAGCTGGCGGAGGTGCACAGTTTTGTAGTGAGCCCTGAAGGTCCCCTTATTACTGTACGTCTTTTGGCAGAGGTGACATGTTATGGGCAGCCCAGACGGCAGGCTGGCAAGGCTCTGGTCGGCCTTCTCCATCAGGACGCAGATGGGATAGTCATCCTCCCCGGGGACCAGGCTCGCCCCTTCACAGTTGCCGTCGCTGTCCTCCATGAGCACGGTGCCTTCCTCGCTTGCCCCGTCTGAGTCCCAGGAGGAATGGCTGCTACTCTCCGATTTCATGCTCGAGGTAGTACTCAAATCCAGGATGGTGCCCTCGCTTGGCAGACCGGAGGTGTAGCTCTCCAGGCCGGCGCTGTGGACTTGGGCTACTGGGTAAACCAGGCTGCCCATCCGACTCGTTCCCTTGAAGATGACAGATGTCGGGGAGGCTTGCTGTGTGAAAGCCACACCCTGACAGGCCTCCTTAGCCATATCTTTCAACAAGTAAGCTGCACGGAAATGGTCTTCACCGCTCTCCAACACTTCTTGAGTCAACACTTTTTGGTGGAGGTTTAGGTTTGAACTGTGTCTACAAGAGTGAAAAGACGGTTAGCAATGGGTTGGGCTGTTGTTTCTGGTGTGTTAAAGACAGCCTTCATTCTGAGTAGAGACGCTACGCAGATACCAGGAAAGCTTGTGGCATGAGAGAAGtgatacagtgtgtgtgtggtggacaCTGCCCACTGCCGTTCACCACCTGTCACAAGTTAGCATTTGACCAGAAAGGTCAACAGAATATGTAGTTCTCTTCAGTTTCCACGATCTGATTGACACGTAAGTTCTGGTACCTCATCTTTAGAGAATGGCTGGACTACTTCAGTTAGGCCAGTTCAACTGGGACACTGGAACCAGGAGATCCCAGAAGAAAACTGGTCACAGACAATAAGGAACTAAGCAGAGGACTTTATTTCAATGAAACCAGGAAATATTATCTtctagagctgcactgtccagtatgACAGCTACTCATAAGTGTATGAGCTCCTGAAAGGTGGCTATGACATAtactgaaatgataatattttggataggctgagtgaaataaaatatgttactAACACTTacttcacttgtttctttttacttttttaatgtggctaccagaaaatttaaaatttcctatgtGGCTTGCATGGTGGTCTAGAGTATTTGCATACATACCCCCACGCAAGTTCTACAGGTGTGATAATCTGACTGGCTAGaaattgtatgtgtgtgcatgagtgtgtgtgtggggtgtgcacatgtgtgtgtgctaAATTTAGTTCATATCTGCAACATTTCACTATATACCAGACAGAAATCTTGCAAATGCAGCACTGTGAGCACACTGCCAATCATCTACCCAATGATTACTCCTAAAGGGCAGATAATAAGTATCCATTATGACACATGCCTTTTACTCATAAGGTATCATTTGGATGTAACTTGTCAATCAATGTCAGCCTTGCTCAGAGATCCCCTAACTACTGATGAGCAAAAACACCCCTTACCAGAGGGTACAATCTTAAAGGTGATTGGAGATTATTCCAAACAGGGAAGATACCTCCCCCAACGCAGATCAGAAGGCATGCCAGGGTCAAACTGGGAAAAACACCCTCACCTAAATGACAAGGAATCAAATTTTCTCTTCTAAATCTCCAAGGACATATGGAAGGGGTGTTACTCATAAAATGTATCAAATTTACTTCTGAACTTCTTTTTAATCCtcttatacattcttttcttGGGACATAATCAGAATTATACTCCCAGATCACCCACTTTGCAAGCAGCTCTTCTCAACTGCAACTCTGCCCTGTGATTATGTCAGCACCCTGGGTTGAAGGGGCAGGTATGTCTCGGCAGAAAACCAGACATTAGATTGACATACAGGTTCCAGTATACACAAGTGGTCCAAAAAAAACGTCTGACAAACACATTTACTGGAACACCTTGCACAGAAAGGTCCCTGATGCAACAAAGCAAACCTCTGGGCCCTTTGCTCAATCCTGAGGATCCCATGAACACCAAGAGCTAACATGTGGGAAGCCCTCTCTCCTCCTTAACCATCCTCAGAGGGTTAGATGCACTTCCCAAGGTGCCATGTCCCCTGAGACCAGTGAGTACCACAGCTTCAAAAACCCTGTGACCACGTGCCAGGCTTTCTGTTTCCAGGACTAATGCTGTGCCTACTGCCCAGGTCTGCATTTCTTCCCTTCAACCTCTACACCTCCCCCTCCAACTCTTCCCTCCCGTTTGTGACTATTTAGATAAGCTgagaccagtggttttcaaattgcGGTCTGGGTACCCCTAGTGGTCCCTGAGATCCTTTCAGGATGTCCCTCAAGTCAGACTCCTTTCATGATGATACTAAGacattgttttcccttttcagGCTCATTCTCTCACTCGTGTAGAgtagagttttccagaggctacgtGACCTGTGATAttgcaacagattgaatgcagaagctgGTGTGAGAACCCAGTCGTCTTCTACCAGACCAGACattaaagatatttgcaaaatgtaaaacaaagccACTTCTCACTAAGTTTTTGATCCAgaaaatgtagttatttttcataaaaatgtaacGGTAACGTATAATAGGTTTTTTAAGTGAtgtgatacatattttttcaattttaatttctaatacagtaaatattgatagatataaacCCAAATAGACAAAAGTTCTTGAGGGTCTTGAGGTTTTAAGAATTTGTAAAGGGGCTGTGAGACCAAAACTTCTGCAAGCTGCTGGATTAGACAGAACTCCTCTGGGAAACCATCCCTAACTTCTCAGAGAGTTTGGTTAGGCGCCCCCCCATGTGCCCGTAACAGAATACCCCCGCTTCTAGCAGCCACCACCTTCAGCTGTAATCACCTGCTTACTGCTCTGTCTTCCCCACTGGCCTTCGTGGGCAGGAACTGTGTCTAGAGCACCTAACACAGAAGGTTATTAACTATTTGTTGGCTAAGTATCCACAGTGCTGTCCTCGTCCCTTTGTGACGGGTCCTAGGAACTGCTGTTGGCAGTAGCAGTGGCTTGAAGAGAGGACATCAGTTATCATTACAGCCATGCAATTCTCATCTCTGACTCAGAAAAATGGTGGTGGGCCCGGGACTGCTCACAAAGTCCTGTTTAAAATAGTATCATTTTAATCACAGATTCTAGGGAAAATGCAGTCCAAGTCCTAGACTACTAGAATTAGTGGTTTACATTTAGAACGAAAGATGTTTTCCTGTGGTGGGGCAGGAGGTTTGCATCACAAAGAGGttccaaaataagaaaatgttaaatatatgaaaaataaatataaatagtatcTGAAATTCAATATGTCTTCTCATTTAGTAGACAAGGTAGGTCAGAACAGTATCATAAATACCAAGGATAACCTGACTGATATGACTATCTCTTCTTTATAACGACAGCTTATTCATGATCGAACACCCTTcttggagggtggaggaggggcacTGGCTCACTAATTTGGGTATCTTGGTGGTTTGGTGCAACATCCAGCAACAGAAACAGGAATTTTAACTAATATCACCCCTGCCGCATCCTCTCTGCTCAAGACACTGTGTGTGTTCTTAGGGGCCCTGTCCAGGAATGTGTGTGGGAGTCTATACATTTTCACCCTCTTAATAAATTAGGTGCTACAACTTGGACTGAGGCAATGGTGGTGTTGAGCTGCTCGAAGTCAAGCTTGTTTGAGCGAATGTAACATTTTGATATTCTGTGAACAATTTAGCATCCACAATGCTGCATTTCATCAGTGAGCTGGTTCTCTCCTTAAAGCCTCCTGGGGTCATCTTTTGGTAAGCTTCCTCTTCCCTTTACaggctggggaggaaggcgaCCTGAAGAGTGGTTATGTGACTCAAGTTCATTAAGAAAAGCACAAGTAAGATAGTAACGCCAGTGCTGTGTCCCCAGAGCGATGAGAGATACTCTATAACCGGGCGCTCTGTACAAACAGTCTGACTCTGTGTGGTGGGGTCATGAAAACCCGGCACTGAAAGACTTCTCATCTTTGAACCATACATCACAGACACTGAAATAACCTGTTAATTGCCTTTACTCTTTGATATCTTAGTATTTCAAAAATCTTCAATCAGGCAGCTATTCTTCCTTTCAAAACAGTGGTTAAATAGAAATCGGAGAAAACGTTTCATTCTGTGGACTTCATAGTGTGAAATGAAAATCAGAGAAGTTTTCGGGAGCTACAATCCTAACTTTAAAAGctcccccacttcctcccccTTTATTGTGTGAACTAGTTCATGACGCCTTATCCCAAACCCTTGGGGCCAGATGTTTCTGAATCCAGAATTTCTCAGGCTTTAAAAAGGCAGAATGATGCATATACTGTCATATCGTGGCAATGCCCCCATAATAAATCCATTAACATTTCTGTATggaatatatagtaaaaaaatccacacaaagggagatttaaaaagattaaaatagcCTCACATCATTTCAGGTCAGGTTTTGTGGCTAAATGAGTTTAAATTCTGGAATTGAAAATCCAGGAATCTGGATCTATAGAACACCGTTTCTCAATCTGTGGTCCCTGGAATAGCATCAGTGTCCCCTGGGAACTTAGCAATGCAAACTCTCACATCTCGTCCCAGACCAAGTGAAGCAGAAATTCTAGGGGGAGGGCTCAGAAGTCTGTTTTAACAACCCTCCAGGTGACTCAGAGGCATgctaaagtttaagaaccactgccttGGAAGAAATGATTGCCACCAGACGTCTTACCTGTCTCTGCTCCTGCGGGAGGGGAATGTGGCCTTACAGCCTTCCAGCGTGCACGTGTGCGTTTCTTTGGCATGCATGTTCTTGTGATGCATCTTCACACCGCAAGCGTTTTTAAAAGTCTTCTTGCAGATGTCACACTGGAAGCGATTTTCCTCCTTCGGCCTCGCTAATGTGTGCTGACCTGAGTGCTCCAGCTCTTTGGAATCTTCAAAACAAGGAAAAGCCATCCCCCGGCTGGACAAAGCACTGAGGAGGCCCCCAGCCAGAAGGCGCTGCTGCAGCTTGACGTAGTCAGGAAAAGGGACACAGGGCTCCACCCCGGGGGTGAGGTGAGGTTCACGGCCACCATCCTCCCCGTCCCGTGGCACCACGGTCAGCACTGACTTCTGCTCAGTCTCCCTCTCCGAGTTGTATGTGGCCTGCTCGGGGGTTTGGCGGAGGGCTCCGCTGGACTCGATCGCCGGTTTGAGATGGCAGGGCCTCTCTCCTTCAGGACCAGGCTTCCCTAAGCTTCCCAGTGGGGCTCTGTCTGACCGGGGGCTGCAGGTCTCCAGCTCGTCTTCACTGACCACCTGCAGGGGCATGTCTTCATCTGAGCTGAGAGTGTGCCTCTTCTCATCCGCTATCTCCACAGCCTCCTTCTCTATTTTGATGGGCATACTGGACTTCCGCGATTTCTTCTTGGGCAGGGCATCGAATGGCATTTCGTTGGAAACCAGTTGTTCCGGGATTGAAGAGGacagcagagggagggaaggtAGCATCCCAGGTGTGTTTGCTAGCTCAGCCGGGGTGGCCGGACTGCGGTAGAAAGGAAGGACCGGCTGGACCGTCTTCAGGTTGGGAAAAAGCACTCCGTTTTGGCCAATGCTTGGGAAGGCTGGCTGGCTCCGGGAATCCTCCCCTGAACCAGCGTAGCCAGGGAAAGGTCGACAGTCTGGAGAAGTCACCCTGAAACCGGGGCGCTTATAGCTCTCAGAGGCAGCCAGGTTCAGGCTGTTCCTCAGGTCTTTGTCCCTGTTGTTTCTGTTCATTGGCATGTGCAGCCGGGGGTTGGGGTTGGCGCTGTGGCGGTTCCGGCTCCTCAGGGAGCTGAACACCATGTTACAGCCTTCGATGGTGCACTTATGCTTGATCTTCAGGTGGACGGCATTGTAGTGGATCTTGAGGGTGCCTTTGTCGTAGAAGGTCTTCTCACACGCTGTACAGAACACCCGGCCCTTCTTTGTGCCGAGGCTGTTCCTCTCGGACTTCACTTTGCCCTCTGGGGACAACTGTGTCCTTTCGAGCTTTGTGATGATGTTGTATGAGCTGGAGTCACTTAAATGGGCACTGTCTTCCTTTGTAGTAACAGGACCTGGACAGTTTAGACACTGCTCTTTTTCAACCTGAAATGGGGTGGAACTGGAAGTTAAGAAGCTGCTGTTGGGGAAGGGTCCGTGGATTTCCTGTTTGGGGTCCTGACTTTGGTCCTGACCCTGCTCCAGCACATATGGTTCGGGCACTGACCCTATCAGTGCGGGAGGCACGGGGTTGAAGAACTGGAAGGGCAGCATGAAGGTCATGTTGTTTATGAGGTTCTCAAAGGGGTGTATACTGCCGGGGTTTCCATTGTCTACAGGAGGGGGGAGGCTGCCACTCCGGTGGCTGCAGCTCTCGATGAAAGCCCTGATATCTACGTTCGCCGTGGAGGGCGGGATGATGATAGactgctcttccttctcttgaaTTACCATGAGCTCAACGATAGACTTGGTCTCTCCAAAACGAAGAAACTGCTGCAAGGTGGCCAGCTCTTCCTCACTGGTCATGATGCTCCAGTGATCCAACACCTTTCCTGATGCATCCTAAACCCAAACCAGAATTAAGAAGGGCAATTAATTGACTATTCCTTACCCTTTTCTCTAAGAAAGGAACCACGTGTGTGGTCAGGGCCTCCACCAGCACCACACAGCACTTTTGTACATATTAGAAAAAGACACCCCTGTGAGCACAAGGCTTGACGAGTTCAGCCCTCGCTCACCCCACTGTCCTAGGACAGAAACTCTGTGCAGAAAATAAACTGCACAAAGGTAAGCAGTGGtccagaagagagaaataaaatatcactCAAGCCTAAGGGAAGTTTGGTGATTATTTTCCATCTTATTTCAAACCAATTGGTTGTCTTGCATCAGGCATAATTTTCCtccactaaaattaaaatatgtatcatttGAACAATAGTAGCTTCTTTATCTAAAGAGTATAGATGAGGCAATCAGGCCTAGATATAGTTCAAGTATTTATTCGCTGCAAGTTTAATAATCTTTCCTAAGCAACTAAcattgaaaaacaaatgaaactgtATTGATCTATTGCCTATGTTCACAAGGCAGAGCTGTAATTACACTGGAGTGTTGGAGATCTTTCAAACTCTAGCAAGGCCTAACTTTTCCCAAaactacaataaatattttatcacagAACATGTATTTGATGGCCTACTGAGATTTTTCACAGTGCATGTAAGAGTTCTGAAGATGATGAGGAATGTAACATCATAAATTTTTCATGCACTAGAGGTTCAAGGTAATTGATTCCATATTTTTAATCCTAACACTAGAAAGCAAGATTATTAGGATCATTAAATATTGATCTATGTCATAATGTAAGATCATAATGCTGCTCTACATAAAAGGTGGTTTCTAGCCTGCTGGGGGTCCTGCACTCGAGGTGAG
Above is a genomic segment from Tursiops truncatus isolate mTurTru1 chromosome 2, mTurTru1.mat.Y, whole genome shotgun sequence containing:
- the BNC1 gene encoding zinc finger protein basonuclin-1 isoform X3; translation: MLYGTQAIPVRLKILLDRLFSVLKQDEVLQILHALDWTLQDYIRGYVLQDASGKVLDHWSIMTSEEELATLQQFLRFGETKSIVELMVIQEKEEQSIIIPPSTANVDIRAFIESCSHRSGSLPPPVDNGNPGSIHPFENLINNMTFMLPFQFFNPVPPALIGSVPEPYVLEQGQDQSQDPKQEIHGPFPNSSFLTSSSTPFQVEKEQCLNCPGPVTTKEDSAHLSDSSSYNIITKLERTQLSPEGKVKSERNSLGTKKGRVFCTACEKTFYDKGTLKIHYNAVHLKIKHKCTIEGCNMVFSSLRSRNRHSANPNPRLHMPMNRNNRDKDLRNSLNLAASESYKRPGFRVTSPDCRPFPGYAGSGEDSRSQPAFPSIGQNGVLFPNLKTVQPVLPFYRSPATPAELANTPGMLPSLPLLSSSIPEQLVSNEMPFDALPKKKSRKSSMPIKIEKEAVEIADEKRHTLSSDEDMPLQVVSEDELETCSPRSDRAPLGSLGKPGPEGERPCHLKPAIESSGALRQTPEQATYNSERETEQKSVLTVVPRDGEDGGREPHLTPGVEPCVPFPDYVKLQQRLLAGGLLSALSSRGMAFPCFEDSKELEHSGQHTLARPKEENRFQCDICKKTFKNACGVKMHHKNMHAKETHTCTLEGCKATFPSRRSRDRHSSNLNLHQKVLTQEVLESGEDHFRAAYLLKDMAKEACQGVAFTQQASPTSVIFKGTSRMGSLVYPVAQVHSAGLESYTSGLPSEGTILDLSTTSSMKSESSSHSSWDSDGASEEGTVLMEDSDGNCEGASLVPGEDDYPICVLMEKADQSLASLPSGLPITCHLCQKTYSNKGTFRAHYKTVHLRQLHKCKVPGCNTMFSSVRSRNRHSQNPNLHKSLASSPSHLQ
- the BNC1 gene encoding zinc finger protein basonuclin-1 isoform X1, which encodes MAEVSLCSLLQAIGCTLNCSCQSFKPGKIHHRQCEQCRHGWVAHALSKLRIPPVYPTSQVEIVQSNVVFDISSLMLYGTQAIPVRLKILLDRLFSVLKQDEVLQILHALDWTLQDYIRGYVLQDASGKVLDHWSIMTSEEELATLQQFLRFGETKSIVELMVIQEKEEQSIIIPPSTANVDIRAFIESCSHRSGSLPPPVDNGNPGSIHPFENLINNMTFMLPFQFFNPVPPALIGSVPEPYVLEQGQDQSQDPKQEIHGPFPNSSFLTSSSTPFQVEKEQCLNCPGPVTTKEDSAHLSDSSSYNIITKLERTQLSPEGKVKSERNSLGTKKGRVFCTACEKTFYDKGTLKIHYNAVHLKIKHKCTIEGCNMVFSSLRSRNRHSANPNPRLHMPMNRNNRDKDLRNSLNLAASESYKRPGFRVTSPDCRPFPGYAGSGEDSRSQPAFPSIGQNGVLFPNLKTVQPVLPFYRSPATPAELANTPGMLPSLPLLSSSIPEQLVSNEMPFDALPKKKSRKSSMPIKIEKEAVEIADEKRHTLSSDEDMPLQVVSEDELETCSPRSDRAPLGSLGKPGPEGERPCHLKPAIESSGALRQTPEQATYNSERETEQKSVLTVVPRDGEDGGREPHLTPGVEPCVPFPDYVKLQQRLLAGGLLSALSSRGMAFPCFEDSKELEHSGQHTLARPKEENRFQCDICKKTFKNACGVKMHHKNMHAKETHTCTLEGCKATFPSRRSRDRHSSNLNLHQKVLTQEVLESGEDHFRAAYLLKDMAKEACQGVAFTQQASPTSVIFKGTSRMGSLVYPVAQVHSAGLESYTSGLPSEGTILDLSTTSSMKSESSSHSSWDSDGASEEGTVLMEDSDGNCEGASLVPGEDDYPICVLMEKADQSLASLPSGLPITCHLCQKTYSNKGTFRAHYKTVHLRQLHKCKVPGCNTMFSSVRSRNRHSQNPNLHKSLASSPSHLQ
- the BNC1 gene encoding zinc finger protein basonuclin-1 isoform X2, with product MAEAIGCTLNCSCQSFKPGKIHHRQCEQCRHGWVAHALSKLRIPPVYPTSQVEIVQSNVVFDISSLMLYGTQAIPVRLKILLDRLFSVLKQDEVLQILHALDWTLQDYIRGYVLQDASGKVLDHWSIMTSEEELATLQQFLRFGETKSIVELMVIQEKEEQSIIIPPSTANVDIRAFIESCSHRSGSLPPPVDNGNPGSIHPFENLINNMTFMLPFQFFNPVPPALIGSVPEPYVLEQGQDQSQDPKQEIHGPFPNSSFLTSSSTPFQVEKEQCLNCPGPVTTKEDSAHLSDSSSYNIITKLERTQLSPEGKVKSERNSLGTKKGRVFCTACEKTFYDKGTLKIHYNAVHLKIKHKCTIEGCNMVFSSLRSRNRHSANPNPRLHMPMNRNNRDKDLRNSLNLAASESYKRPGFRVTSPDCRPFPGYAGSGEDSRSQPAFPSIGQNGVLFPNLKTVQPVLPFYRSPATPAELANTPGMLPSLPLLSSSIPEQLVSNEMPFDALPKKKSRKSSMPIKIEKEAVEIADEKRHTLSSDEDMPLQVVSEDELETCSPRSDRAPLGSLGKPGPEGERPCHLKPAIESSGALRQTPEQATYNSERETEQKSVLTVVPRDGEDGGREPHLTPGVEPCVPFPDYVKLQQRLLAGGLLSALSSRGMAFPCFEDSKELEHSGQHTLARPKEENRFQCDICKKTFKNACGVKMHHKNMHAKETHTCTLEGCKATFPSRRSRDRHSSNLNLHQKVLTQEVLESGEDHFRAAYLLKDMAKEACQGVAFTQQASPTSVIFKGTSRMGSLVYPVAQVHSAGLESYTSGLPSEGTILDLSTTSSMKSESSSHSSWDSDGASEEGTVLMEDSDGNCEGASLVPGEDDYPICVLMEKADQSLASLPSGLPITCHLCQKTYSNKGTFRAHYKTVHLRQLHKCKVPGCNTMFSSVRSRNRHSQNPNLHKSLASSPSHLQ
- the BNC1 gene encoding zinc finger protein basonuclin-1 isoform X4, with translation MRCRNMFFSFKASLCGCGAATGLTLTAIGCTLNCSCQSFKPGKIHHRQCEQCRHGWVAHALSKLRIPPVYPTSQVEIVQSNVVFDISSLMLYGTQAIPVRLKILLDRLFSVLKQDEVLQILHALDWTLQDYIRGYVLQDASGKVLDHWSIMTSEEELATLQQFLRFGETKSIVELMVIQEKEEQSIIIPPSTANVDIRAFIESCSHRSGSLPPPVDNGNPGSIHPFENLINNMTFMLPFQFFNPVPPALIGSVPEPYVLEQGQDQSQDPKQEIHGPFPNSSFLTSSSTPFQVEKEQCLNCPGPVTTKEDSAHLSDSSSYNIITKLERTQLSPEGKVKSERNSLGTKKGRVFCTACEKTFYDKGTLKIHYNAVHLKIKHKCTIEGCNMVFSSLRSRNRHSANPNPRLHMPMNRNNRDKDLRNSLNLAASESYKRPGFRVTSPDCRPFPGYAGSGEDSRSQPAFPSIGQNGVLFPNLKTVQPVLPFYRSPATPAELANTPGMLPSLPLLSSSIPEQLVSNEMPFDALPKKKSRKSSMPIKIEKEAVEIADEKRHTLSSDEDMPLQVVSEDELETCSPRSDRAPLGSLGKPGPEGERPCHLKPAIESSGALRQTPEQATYNSERETEQKSVLTVVPRDGEDGGREPHLTPGVEPCVPFPDYVKLQQRLLAGGLLSALSSRGMAFPCFEDSKELEHSGQHTLARPKEENRFQCDICKKTFKNACGVKMHHKNMHAKETHTCTLEGCKATFPSRRSRDRHSSNLNLHQKVLTQEVLESGEDHFRAAYLLKDMAKEACQGVAFTQQASPTSVIFKGTSRMGSLVYPVAQVHSAGLESYTSGLPSEGTILDLSTTSSMKSESSSHSSWDSDGASEEGTVLMEDSDGNCEGASLVPGEDDYPICVLMEKADQSLASLPSGLPITCHLCQKTYSNKGTFRAHYKTVHLRQLHKCKVPGCNTMFSSVRSRNRHSQNPNLHKSLASSPSHLQ